A region of Labeo rohita strain BAU-BD-2019 chromosome 2, IGBB_LRoh.1.0, whole genome shotgun sequence DNA encodes the following proteins:
- the crema gene encoding cAMP-responsive element modulator isoform X2 produces METATVAQQEASATEKATSEVAVDTGGSGTTPSDPQKRREILSRRPSYRKILNELSSDVPAVPKIEEEEKVEEESPATSVATVTAPSSIYQTSSGQYIAITQGGAIQLAGPGGEALQGVQALTLPSPATPQPGATILQYGAQPGDPGQQLLLTAGQVLVQAATGDMPAYQIRSPSSGLPPGVVMAASPGAMHSPQQNAEEATRKREVRLMKNREAARECRRKKKEYVKCLENRVAVLENQNKTLIEELKALKDIYCHKPE; encoded by the exons ATGGAAACTGCAACCGTAGCGCAACAGGAAGCCAGTGCAACTGAGAAAGCAACAAGTGAG GTAGCTGTTGATACTGGTGGATCGGGTACGACACCATCAGATCCTCAGAAGAGAAGGGAGATTCTGTCCAGACGTCCGTCTTACAG GAAAATTCTTAATGAATTGTCATCAGATGTGCCTGCTGTGCCTAAGATTGAGGAAGAGGAGAAAGTGGAGGAAGAATCTCCAGCCACCAGTGTTGCTACTGTGACGGCACCATCTTCAATCTACCAGACCAGCTCAGGGCAATACA TTGCAATCACTCAAGGTGGAGCGATACAGCTGGCCGGCCCTGGAGGAGAGGCCCTCCAGGGGGTTCAGGCTCTGACTCTTCCCAGCCCTGCCACACCGCAGCCTGGGGCCACTATCCTGCAGTACGGAGCCCAGCCTGGAGACCCCGGCCAACAGCTACTGCTCACTGCTGGACAGGTGCTCGTTCAGG CTGCCACAGGAGACATGCCAGCATATCAGATCCGCTCCCCGTCGTCAGGGTTACCACCAGGCGTCGTTATGGCAGCGTCACCGGGGGCCATGCACAGCCCACAACAGAACGCAGAGGAGGCCACACGCAAGAGAGAAGTCCGCCTGATGAAGAACAG GGAAGCGGCCCGCGAGTGTCGCCGAAAGAAGAAAGAATACGTAAAGTGCTTGGAGAATCGCGTCGCTGTGCTGGAAAACCAGAACAAGACTCTCATAGAGGAGCTCAAAGCTCTTAAAGACATCTACTGCCACAAACCAGAATAA
- the crema gene encoding cAMP-responsive element modulator isoform X3 yields MAVTGEETESAATGDMPAYQIRSPSSGLPPGVVMAASPGAMHSPQQNAEEATRKREVRLMKNREAARECRRKKKEYVKCLENRVAVLENQNKTLIEELKALKDIYCHKPE; encoded by the exons ATGGCAGTGACTGGGGAAGAGACGGAGTCAG CTGCCACAGGAGACATGCCAGCATATCAGATCCGCTCCCCGTCGTCAGGGTTACCACCAGGCGTCGTTATGGCAGCGTCACCGGGGGCCATGCACAGCCCACAACAGAACGCAGAGGAGGCCACACGCAAGAGAGAAGTCCGCCTGATGAAGAACAG GGAAGCGGCCCGCGAGTGTCGCCGAAAGAAGAAAGAATACGTAAAGTGCTTGGAGAATCGCGTCGCTGTGCTGGAAAACCAGAACAAGACTCTCATAGAGGAGCTCAAAGCTCTTAAAGACATCTACTGCCACAAACCAGAATAA
- the crema gene encoding cAMP-responsive element modulator isoform X1 — protein METATVAQQEASATEKATSEVNEGVSVVSLPDGQTLQVQGVIQTTQPSVIQSPQIQTVQVAVDTGGSGTTPSDPQKRREILSRRPSYRKILNELSSDVPAVPKIEEEEKVEEESPATSVATVTAPSSIYQTSSGQYIAITQGGAIQLAGPGGEALQGVQALTLPSPATPQPGATILQYGAQPGDPGQQLLLTAGQVLVQAATGDMPAYQIRSPSSGLPPGVVMAASPGAMHSPQQNAEEATRKREVRLMKNREAARECRRKKKEYVKCLENRVAVLENQNKTLIEELKALKDIYCHKPE, from the exons ATGGAAACTGCAACCGTAGCGCAACAGGAAGCCAGTGCAACTGAGAAAGCAACAAGTGAG GTGAATGAGGGTGTGTCTGTGGTGTCATTACCTGATGGACAGACACTGCAGGTGCAGGGAGTCATTCAGACCACACAGCCCTCTGTTATCCAGTCACCTCAGATACAAACTGTGCAG GTAGCTGTTGATACTGGTGGATCGGGTACGACACCATCAGATCCTCAGAAGAGAAGGGAGATTCTGTCCAGACGTCCGTCTTACAG GAAAATTCTTAATGAATTGTCATCAGATGTGCCTGCTGTGCCTAAGATTGAGGAAGAGGAGAAAGTGGAGGAAGAATCTCCAGCCACCAGTGTTGCTACTGTGACGGCACCATCTTCAATCTACCAGACCAGCTCAGGGCAATACA TTGCAATCACTCAAGGTGGAGCGATACAGCTGGCCGGCCCTGGAGGAGAGGCCCTCCAGGGGGTTCAGGCTCTGACTCTTCCCAGCCCTGCCACACCGCAGCCTGGGGCCACTATCCTGCAGTACGGAGCCCAGCCTGGAGACCCCGGCCAACAGCTACTGCTCACTGCTGGACAGGTGCTCGTTCAGG CTGCCACAGGAGACATGCCAGCATATCAGATCCGCTCCCCGTCGTCAGGGTTACCACCAGGCGTCGTTATGGCAGCGTCACCGGGGGCCATGCACAGCCCACAACAGAACGCAGAGGAGGCCACACGCAAGAGAGAAGTCCGCCTGATGAAGAACAG GGAAGCGGCCCGCGAGTGTCGCCGAAAGAAGAAAGAATACGTAAAGTGCTTGGAGAATCGCGTCGCTGTGCTGGAAAACCAGAACAAGACTCTCATAGAGGAGCTCAAAGCTCTTAAAGACATCTACTGCCACAAACCAGAATAA